The Gemmatimonadota bacterium genome segment GCTGACGGCACTTGAAAACCGCACGGTTATTCGCCTGGGTACCAACCGACCCATTGATATTGATGTGCGGCTGATCTGCGCGACCAATATGCCGATTCACGATATGGTGGCCCGCAATGATTTTCGGCAAGATCTTCTGTATCGCATCAATACTGTTGAACTCCATCTGCCGCCTCTGCGCAATCGTCTTGACGATATTCCCCTGCTTGTGGAGGTGTTTCTCGAGACGTACGGTCAGAAGTACAATAAACCGGGTATTGCCATTCAATCAGCAGCACTTGAGCATCTCGTGAATTACACCTGGCCGGGCAATATCCGCGAATTGCAGCACGCGATTGAACGGGCTGTGATTATGAACGAAAATGGCATTCTTCAACCGCTGGACTTTCCTCTCAGCGTTTCCGAACCCGCCGCAGGTGACGATATTCATTTTGACGACTTCAATCTCGAATACGTGGAGAAAACCGTTATTCGCAAAGCGATTGAGAAGCACCGCGGCAATATCAGTCACGCAGCGCGTGAGCTTGGTCTCACGCGTAGCGCGCTTTACCGCAGGCTCGAAAAGCATGGTTTATAAACACTTTCGCCTGATATGTATTTTGCGCGTGGCCCTTCTGTGCATCACGACCTGTCTTTTCTTTTATTGTCTTTTTTTTAGTGAATACTACGCCACGCTTGCTATTATTGGTGCGTGTGTGCTCTATCAGACCTGGGCACTCATACACTATGTGGAGCGCACGCAGCGCGATCTGACGCGCTTTTTGCAGGCGATTCGCTATGAGGATTTTTCCCAATCTTTTACGGGTGCCGGGTTGGGGTCGGCGTATAACAATCTCAAGGATGCGTTTAACGAGGTGCTCGAGGCTTTTTGCAAGACGCGCGCAGAAAGAGAAGAGAATTTTCAGTATCTCCAGACCGTTGTCCAGCATGTGGGCATTGGTCTGATTTGCTATACGCCCGAAGGTCGTATTGAATTGATGAATACAGCGGCGCAGCGTTTGCTTCGCAAGCCCCATATGCGCGATGTGCGCGAATTGGAGGCGGTTAGTAAGGCGTTTTCAGAGGCGCTGCTCAAGCTCCGCTCGGGCGATAAGACGCTGGTCAAAATTCAGGATGAGGACGAATTGCTCCAGATTATCGTCTATGCGACTGAACTGCGGATGCGGGGCGAGTCTTTTATTCTGGCGTCTATTCAAAATATCCAGAGCGAGCTCGAAGAACAGGAGATGGAGGCGTGGCAAAAGCTGATTCGGGTACTAACTCATGAGATCATGAATTCCATTACGCCCATTTCTTCTCTCACTTCCACCGTGCGCGATCTTTTGCCCGATTCTGCGCACGCTTCATCGCTCGATCCCGATACGCTGCCCGATGTTCATACGGCTCTGGAAACGATTCAGTCGCGCAGCGAAGGTCTGCTCCATTTTGTCGAGGCGTATCGCCAACTTACACACATATCGCGTCCCGATTTTCAAATTTTTCATATTTCCGAACTTTTTGCCCGCGTTGTGTTTCTGATGCAGGGTGAGTGCGATAAGAATAATATCGCTCTGCACACGGGGATTGATCCCAGGACGCTCGAGCTTACTGCGGATCCCGACCTCATCGAACAGGTGTTGATCAATTTGATGCGGAATGCCGTGCAAGCTCTTGCAGGTCGTTCCAATGCCCGCATGGATCTCTCGGCACAACTGGATGGGCGAGGCCGGGTTGTGATTCGTGTGCAAGATAATGGTCCGGGTATTTTGGAAGATGTGCAGGAGCGGATTTTTATTCCTTTTTTTACGACCAAACGCGATGGCTCGGGTATTGGTCTCGCACTTTCCAGACAGATTATGCGCGTTCATCGCGGTACGATAAGTGTTCAGTCTAAACCGGAAGAAGAGACTGTGTTTACGTTGAGGTTTTGAAAAGAGAAATTGACATGCGATTTCAAGGGAAAGTTTATAAGGTTGGAAAGTTTTGGCTTGCAGAAATCCCAATGCTCGACGCTATGACTCAGGGATATACGAGAAAAGAAGCATGTGTTATGGTCAAAGACCTGATAGAGACGCTGGTGAATCGTCCAGAATTTTCAGTCGAAATTCATCCTGTAAAACGCGACACTTTCGAAGTCAGTTCTCCGGATACACGCGCAATGATTAGCCTTATGCTCCGCACGCAATAAAATTTGAGCGATGCCCATAAATAAAGAAGCCGATGTCATTTAGACATCGGCTTTTGCTATTCTCTCTTAAAAAAATAAACTACGATTCAGCAGAAATAGCTACGGTGTCGTACACTTTCCGTTTTTCGCGTAATGGAAGGAGATCTTTTCCCTCACATGTTATAAGGGCATAGGTGTAGCCATCTTGAGCTACAAATTCTACTTCATAGCCGTCATCAGGATGACATTCTACGACCGTGCCTATTTCGCCACGTACCAATTTGTGTTCCAGCTTATCGGTTGTTAATGCCACCACATCTAATAGGCGAATATCATTGGTCATCTTTCGCTCTTCTTCTAAATTTTTATGCCAATGACGCAATAGCTTCTGGCTCAATTTCAACGCGCAGAACATCCAGACCCAGAGACTTCACATCGGCTATTGCTGACCGGATTGCACTATCCATTGTTATCGCTTCTCGATGAAAATGAATTTGAGGAATATCGGCGATAGTGACAAGAGTCCCGTCGTCAATAACGCCGTAGAGTTTATCCGCTTCTTCTTCTGTCGGATCGGGAGCGATAATCAGAGTGAATTTCTGGACTTTCATGTTTAATTCGACCTTTAGATATGGGGACAGCGATTGACAATACGACGAACATCTCGTGCATGTGCTTCAGGATTTTTTGGGGTTGACATGATGCGAACACGACATCCTGTTCGGTCGCTATGTGGACACCAAACTGTACCCCAGATGTGAGCACGGGCGTTTGCTTTAATGAGCCGCCATCCTTTGCGTTCTGCGTATCTTATCGCTTCGCGAATATGTTTATTGGGATGAATGGGCGCTGTCCTTAGCTCACAGATTTATATTTTCTAATCGAATAAAAAATATACCACAATCAATATGGCGGGTCAATGTGGGACTGCATTTCCTTCTTGTATTGATTCTTTATGCCGATTATTATGACAGTGCTACTTGAGTGATTACCAAAAGCTGTGAGTTCATTCTTTATGAGAGTCATCCACGCCCAACCGCGCATTGCGGCATTTCCGATTAATAACAAGCGCGTTGACCGCAATCCCCCGCCTTTGCTCTGGCCCGCTGAGAGGGGCGAGGATGTGCGATACGCGGTTCGTTTGTCTCAAGATCCCGATTTTCCAGAATGCAGTACTTTTGCAGAAGAGGGTTTTCCCTGGGCGATGTTTAACACGCATCGAGAACTCGCGCCCGGGGTATGGTATTGGCAATACGGCACGTCAATAGATGGTGGTCCCTATCGCTGGTCTGATAGGTATGATTTTGAGATTACTGGTTCAGTTCGGTGCATGGAGACGCCGTCGGCTACTGATGTGATCGCGGCTTGTCCGAAGATGCATCCCCGGCTCTGGACATTGCCAGGTGGGGGCGGTGATCTCAAAGGCCATAGCAAGCGATTTACGTCGCGTGCGAATCAGTTTCTCGATGCGCCGCTGAAAGACGATACTATGCCGCCGGATAAGGGGGAAGACGCGTATCAGGTTTTCAAATTTCACAGGTGGGGTAGCAAAGCGCTTGCGGGTAGTATGGCTTCGGCGGTGCAATGGCTTATTCCGGCTTATTTGCTTTCGGGTGATGAATGCTATGCCCGCGAAGCGATACGCCGCGGGCTTCATGTGGCGAATTGGGATGCGGATGGGTACACCAATCCCGTTATTAGCGATTTTGCCGATGGTTCTTGTATGCGGGTTATGGCGGGTGTTTACGATTCTTGCTTTGATCTGCTTACGGGATCCCAGCGAGAATGTCTTCGCGCGGCAATGGTTGTGCGGGCAGAGCGATTTTTCAGGGAGGAGACGAATAAGATCGAGACGCTGGTTTTTCGCAGCCATTTCTGGCAACATTTGCTTATCGAATTTTCCGAGGTCGCTTTTGCGCTTTTGCACGAGTATTCCGATGCGGCACAGTGGGTACGCTTTGTGTACGAGTTGTGGATTGCCCGATTTCCCCTTATGGGAGGTGCAGATGGGGGCTGGGCAAATGGCAATTCTTATTTTGGGACGAATGTCGAGACTTTGCTCGTTCTCCCTTCGCGCATTGGAGAACTCAGCGGTGTGGATCTTTTTCAGGATGCATGGTATAAAAATAGTGCCAGTTTTTTGCTTTATACCTGGCCGCCCCATTCGCGGTCGGATGGATTTGGCGATGGTACGGAACTGAAGGCGCGTCCGACGCGTAATCATCTCGATTTTGTAGAGGATATGGCTGTTCGGTTTGACGATCCTTATGCAGCGTGGTATGTGCAGCAGTGGCGGGAAGAGGCAGGAGAGGAGAGCAATCCGTTACTCATGTGGCACAAGTTCAGAGATCAAAAGGCGAGACCGCGCCCGCGTTCGCCCAGATCATTGCCGCAGGGCTGGTGTTTTGCCGATGTTGGTATTGTGTCGCTGCATACGGATCTCGCAAATACCCGACGAGATCTCATGGTGGGCATGCGGTCCAGTCCCTATGGCTCGCTTCTCCATTCTCACGAGTGTCAGAATGGGTTTAAT includes the following:
- a CDS encoding sigma 54-interacting transcriptional regulator, which translates into the protein LTALENRTVIRLGTNRPIDIDVRLICATNMPIHDMVARNDFRQDLLYRINTVELHLPPLRNRLDDIPLLVEVFLETYGQKYNKPGIAIQSAALEHLVNYTWPGNIRELQHAIERAVIMNENGILQPLDFPLSVSEPAAGDDIHFDDFNLEYVEKTVIRKAIEKHRGNISHAARELGLTRSALYRRLEKHGL
- a CDS encoding DUF4962 domain-containing protein encodes the protein MRVIHAQPRIAAFPINNKRVDRNPPPLLWPAERGEDVRYAVRLSQDPDFPECSTFAEEGFPWAMFNTHRELAPGVWYWQYGTSIDGGPYRWSDRYDFEITGSVRCMETPSATDVIAACPKMHPRLWTLPGGGGDLKGHSKRFTSRANQFLDAPLKDDTMPPDKGEDAYQVFKFHRWGSKALAGSMASAVQWLIPAYLLSGDECYAREAIRRGLHVANWDADGYTNPVISDFADGSCMRVMAGVYDSCFDLLTGSQRECLRAAMVVRAERFFREETNKIETLVFRSHFWQHLLIEFSEVAFALLHEYSDAAQWVRFVYELWIARFPLMGGADGGWANGNSYFGTNVETLLVLPSRIGELSGVDLFQDAWYKNSASFLLYTWPPHSRSDGFGDGTELKARPTRNHLDFVEDMAVRFDDPYAAWYVQQWREEAGEESNPLLMWHKFRDQKARPRPRSPRSLPQGWCFADVGIVSLHTDLANTRRDLMVGMRSSPYGSLLHSHECQNGFNIFYGGEPVFRNSGYYTSAGDDHSKQWYRATRGHNSVLIDGKGQPRGAESYGIISRFLNGEHMAYALGDASHAYGDAGLRRFRRHLVLLRPDVLVIYDDLEADHDARWQWLVHGDREIIADVCHQRLYTQTRVARGQVNIFGSQKLYIDIDTVFDPPAVNWGGNKTFLGKNMAVFPDQWHVAVSPERACNMMRFLAVFQVRDREDEARFQDPVQRDGWICLGDWIIRGELNPGRGPALEIRHEDEGIALGVDVLAVGRERHCGSDATVLVEPPGVQRTTDTLPQAAR
- a CDS encoding DUF4926 domain-containing protein, with the translated sequence MTNDIRLLDVVALTTDKLEHKLVRGEIGTVVECHPDDGYEVEFVAQDGYTYALITCEGKDLLPLREKRKVYDTVAISAES
- a CDS encoding ATP-binding protein produces the protein MVYKHFRLICILRVALLCITTCLFFYCLFFSEYYATLAIIGACVLYQTWALIHYVERTQRDLTRFLQAIRYEDFSQSFTGAGLGSAYNNLKDAFNEVLEAFCKTRAEREENFQYLQTVVQHVGIGLICYTPEGRIELMNTAAQRLLRKPHMRDVRELEAVSKAFSEALLKLRSGDKTLVKIQDEDELLQIIVYATELRMRGESFILASIQNIQSELEEQEMEAWQKLIRVLTHEIMNSITPISSLTSTVRDLLPDSAHASSLDPDTLPDVHTALETIQSRSEGLLHFVEAYRQLTHISRPDFQIFHISELFARVVFLMQGECDKNNIALHTGIDPRTLELTADPDLIEQVLINLMRNAVQALAGRSNARMDLSAQLDGRGRVVIRVQDNGPGILEDVQERIFIPFFTTKRDGSGIGLALSRQIMRVHRGTISVQSKPEEETVFTLRF